In Nocardioides sp. zg-1228, a single window of DNA contains:
- a CDS encoding YfjP family GTPase, translated as MTSLLEGAKKLVTRSSDIGARVDGLERAAEAARGRVDDAVVDDATAVAARAASRLKLSADHTVVALGGATGSGKSSTFNALSGLELAAVGVRRPTTSWATAVVWGKEGAEELLEWLGIPPRHQVTRDSMLSQGDEDAEMRGVVLLDLPDHDSTEVSHHLEVERLVQLADMLVWVLDPQKYADAAIHDRFLKPLAGHQDVMLVVLNHIDTVPEDRRAGMVDDVRRLLEADGLSGVPVLPVSARQGWGIEELRGMIAKRVAEKKLTRARLEADVRSAAQRLEEATGTGKVPSLSKERVAALDDAFADAAGVPTVVKAVADSTRIRANRATGWPVTAWFSRLKPDPLKRLHLDLGAAGKELTGTARTSVPKATGVQRARIDTEVRALADQVGEGMAPPWAAAVRAASVSRLPDLGDRLDRAVAGVDLGAARIPAWAGLVRVLQYVLILAAIVGAGWLALLALGSYARLPEPPTPEVGAFPLPTLLLLGGIGLGLLLALVCRWLVAATARKRARTADKRLRDAISEVSAELVVAPIEAELASYATVREGLAAALR; from the coding sequence ATGACGTCGTTGCTCGAAGGGGCCAAGAAGCTGGTCACCAGGAGCTCTGACATCGGCGCACGCGTCGACGGACTCGAGCGCGCAGCCGAGGCGGCCCGCGGCCGGGTCGACGACGCCGTCGTCGACGACGCCACCGCGGTCGCCGCGCGCGCCGCGAGCCGGCTCAAGCTGTCGGCCGACCACACGGTCGTCGCGCTGGGCGGCGCCACCGGCTCGGGCAAGTCCTCGACGTTCAACGCCCTCAGCGGGCTCGAGCTCGCCGCGGTCGGCGTACGCCGTCCCACCACGTCGTGGGCCACTGCCGTCGTGTGGGGCAAGGAGGGTGCCGAGGAGCTGCTGGAGTGGCTCGGCATCCCGCCGCGCCACCAGGTCACCCGCGACTCGATGCTCTCCCAGGGCGACGAGGACGCCGAGATGCGCGGTGTCGTGCTGCTCGACCTGCCCGACCACGACTCCACCGAGGTCTCCCACCACCTCGAGGTCGAGCGGCTGGTGCAGCTCGCCGACATGCTGGTCTGGGTGCTCGACCCGCAGAAGTACGCCGACGCCGCCATCCACGACCGCTTCCTCAAGCCCCTCGCCGGCCACCAGGACGTGATGCTGGTCGTCCTCAACCACATCGACACCGTGCCCGAGGACCGTCGTGCCGGCATGGTCGACGACGTGCGGCGCCTGCTGGAGGCCGACGGCCTCTCCGGCGTCCCGGTGCTGCCCGTCAGTGCCCGCCAGGGATGGGGCATCGAGGAGCTCCGCGGCATGATCGCCAAGCGGGTGGCGGAGAAGAAGCTCACCCGGGCGCGGCTCGAGGCCGACGTCCGCTCGGCCGCCCAGCGCCTCGAGGAGGCCACCGGCACGGGCAAGGTGCCGTCGCTGTCCAAGGAGCGGGTCGCGGCGCTCGACGACGCGTTCGCCGACGCGGCCGGCGTCCCGACCGTGGTCAAGGCCGTGGCCGACTCCACCCGCATCCGCGCCAACCGGGCGACCGGCTGGCCGGTCACGGCGTGGTTCTCGCGCCTCAAGCCCGACCCCCTCAAGCGCCTCCACCTCGACCTCGGCGCGGCCGGCAAGGAGCTCACCGGCACCGCACGCACCTCCGTCCCGAAGGCGACCGGGGTGCAGCGTGCCCGGATCGACACCGAGGTGCGCGCGCTGGCCGACCAGGTGGGTGAGGGCATGGCGCCGCCGTGGGCCGCGGCCGTGCGCGCGGCGTCGGTGTCGCGCCTGCCCGACCTCGGCGACCGACTCGACCGCGCCGTGGCCGGCGTCGACCTCGGCGCCGCCAGGATCCCGGCGTGGGCCGGGCTGGTGCGCGTCCTGCAGTACGTCCTGATCCTCGCCGCGATCGTCGGGGCCGGCTGGCTGGCCCTCCTCGCGCTCGGGTCCTACGCCCGGCTGCCCGAGCCGCCCACGCCGGAGGTCGGCGCCTTCCCGCTGCCCACCCTGCTGCTGCTCGGCGGGATCGGGCTGGGCCTGCTCCTCGCCCTCGTGTGCCGCTGGCTGGTGGCCGCGACCGCGCGCAAGCGGGCGCGCACGGCCGACAAGCGGCTGCGCGATGCGATCTCGGAGGTGTCCGCCGAGCTGGTCGTCGCCCCGATCGAGGCCGAGCTGGCCTCCTACGCGACCGTCCGCGAGGGCCTCGCCGCCGCCCTGCGCTGA
- a CDS encoding single-stranded DNA-binding protein, with protein sequence MYDTQITLTGRVGGDVTLREIADGRAVATFRVACRPSRYRDGEWVNGATSWHTVKAWNRLARHAASSLHSGDPVVVHGRLVADVWERDGAPQTSFEVVASAVGHDLSQGTTSFTKAAPAESRDSASQVGGEAGEQAMRQGGQQGGEQGGQQAA encoded by the coding sequence ATGTACGACACCCAGATCACCCTGACCGGCCGGGTCGGCGGCGACGTGACGCTGCGCGAGATCGCCGACGGTCGCGCCGTCGCGACGTTCCGTGTGGCGTGCAGGCCGAGCCGCTACCGAGACGGCGAGTGGGTCAACGGCGCCACGTCGTGGCACACCGTCAAGGCGTGGAACCGGCTGGCCCGCCACGCGGCCTCCTCGCTGCACAGCGGCGACCCGGTCGTCGTCCACGGGCGGCTGGTGGCCGACGTGTGGGAGCGTGACGGCGCACCACAGACCTCGTTCGAGGTGGTGGCCTCCGCCGTCGGCCACGACCTCTCCCAGGGCACGACCAGCTTCACCAAGGCGGCGCCGGCCGAGTCGCGAGACTCGGCGTCGCAGGTCGGCGGGGAGGCCGGGGAGCAGGCCATGCGGCAGGGCGGGCAGCAGGGCGGGGAGCAGGGCGGCCAGCAGGCCGCTTGA
- a CDS encoding MarR family winged helix-turn-helix transcriptional regulator: protein MTTTGEPRWLDDDQQHSWRALMMGMTLLEERLDDDLRREFGMSLTEYEVLVRLSERPGRAMRMAQLADAMAHSRSRVTHTVARMEAAGYVTRGTTPEDGRGVVATMTDQGYELLVRAAPCHVESVRRNIVDLVPEEDFAAVGRVFNRVADHLVNRHPESEIRPA from the coding sequence ATGACCACGACGGGGGAGCCGCGTTGGCTCGACGACGACCAGCAGCACTCCTGGCGCGCCCTGATGATGGGCATGACGCTCCTCGAGGAGCGCCTCGACGACGACCTGCGGCGCGAATTCGGCATGTCGCTGACGGAGTACGAGGTGCTGGTCCGGCTCTCCGAGCGCCCCGGGCGGGCGATGCGGATGGCCCAGCTCGCCGACGCGATGGCCCACTCGCGCAGCCGGGTGACGCACACCGTCGCCCGGATGGAGGCCGCGGGCTACGTCACCCGCGGCACGACCCCGGAGGACGGGCGCGGGGTGGTGGCGACCATGACCGACCAGGGCTACGAGCTGCTGGTGCGCGCGGCGCCGTGCCACGTCGAGAGCGTGCGGCGCAACATCGTCGACCTGGTGCCCGAAGAGGACTTCGCCGCCGTCGGGCGGGTGTTCAACCGCGTCGCCGACCACCTGGTCAACCGGCACCCGGAGTCGGAGATCCGGCCCGCCTGA
- the ettA gene encoding energy-dependent translational throttle protein EttA produces MAEYVFTLRNVRKAHGDKVVLDNVTLSFLHGAKIGVVGPNGTGKSSLLKIMAGLDHANNGDAILDPEATVGMLQQEPPLTEGKTVLENVEEAVGDLKAKMKRLEEAYMEMGEPDADQDALMKETGDLQTELDNAGAWDLDSRLDQAMDALRCPPPDVLVDNLSGGERRRVALCKLLLQQPDLLLLDEPTNHLDAESVQWLEGHLASYPGAVLAVTHDRYFLDNVAQWILELDRGKAHPYEGNYSTYLETKKDRLKVEGQKDAKRARMLEKELEWVRSNPKARQAKSKSRLARYEEMAAEADRMRKIDTSEINIPAGPRLGDIVLEAEGLGKGFDDRTLIHDLSFKLPRAGIVGVIGPNGVGKTTLFRMITGSEQPDEGTLTVGQTVKLSYVDQSRGGIDPHKNVWEVVSDGLDFIKVANFEMNSRAYVASFGFKGPDQQKKAGILSGGERNRLNLALTLKMGGNLLLLDEPTNDLDVETLSSLEDALLDFPGCAVVTSHDRWFLDRVATHILAWEGDDEDPAKWFWFEGNFASYEQNKVERLGIEAARPHRVTHRRLTRD; encoded by the coding sequence ATGGCTGAGTACGTCTTCACACTGCGCAATGTGCGCAAGGCCCACGGCGACAAGGTCGTCCTCGACAACGTCACCTTGTCGTTCCTCCACGGCGCCAAGATCGGAGTCGTCGGCCCCAACGGCACGGGCAAGTCCTCGCTGCTCAAGATCATGGCGGGGCTCGACCACGCCAACAACGGCGACGCCATCCTCGACCCCGAGGCGACGGTCGGGATGCTCCAGCAGGAGCCGCCGCTCACCGAGGGCAAGACCGTCCTGGAGAACGTGGAGGAGGCGGTCGGCGACCTCAAGGCGAAGATGAAGCGCCTCGAGGAGGCCTACATGGAGATGGGGGAGCCCGACGCCGACCAGGACGCCCTGATGAAGGAGACGGGCGACCTCCAGACCGAGCTCGACAACGCCGGTGCGTGGGACCTCGACAGCCGCCTCGACCAGGCCATGGACGCCCTGCGCTGCCCGCCGCCCGACGTCCTGGTCGACAACCTCTCCGGTGGTGAGCGCCGCCGGGTGGCGCTGTGCAAGCTGCTCCTCCAGCAACCCGACCTGCTCCTGCTCGACGAGCCCACCAACCACCTCGACGCCGAGTCGGTGCAGTGGCTCGAGGGCCACCTCGCCTCCTACCCCGGCGCCGTCCTCGCCGTCACCCACGACCGGTACTTCCTCGACAACGTCGCGCAGTGGATCCTCGAGCTCGACCGCGGCAAGGCGCACCCCTACGAGGGCAACTACTCCACCTACCTCGAGACCAAGAAGGACCGGCTCAAGGTCGAGGGCCAGAAGGACGCCAAGCGCGCCCGGATGCTGGAGAAGGAGCTGGAGTGGGTCCGCTCCAACCCCAAGGCCCGGCAGGCCAAGAGCAAGTCGCGTCTGGCCCGCTACGAGGAGATGGCGGCCGAGGCCGACCGGATGCGCAAGATCGACACCTCCGAGATCAACATCCCGGCCGGCCCGCGCCTCGGCGACATCGTGCTCGAGGCCGAGGGGCTCGGCAAGGGCTTCGACGACCGCACGCTGATCCACGACCTGTCCTTCAAGCTGCCCCGCGCGGGCATCGTCGGCGTCATCGGCCCCAACGGCGTCGGCAAGACCACGCTCTTCCGGATGATCACGGGCTCGGAGCAGCCGGACGAGGGCACCCTCACCGTCGGCCAGACGGTCAAGCTGTCCTACGTCGACCAGTCCCGCGGCGGCATCGACCCCCACAAGAACGTCTGGGAGGTCGTCTCCGACGGTCTCGACTTCATCAAGGTCGCCAACTTCGAGATGAACAGCCGCGCCTACGTCGCCTCCTTCGGCTTCAAGGGCCCCGACCAGCAGAAGAAGGCCGGCATCCTGTCCGGCGGCGAGCGCAACCGCCTCAACCTGGCGCTGACGCTGAAGATGGGCGGCAACCTGCTGCTCCTCGACGAGCCCACCAACGACCTCGACGTCGAGACCCTGTCGTCCCTCGAGGACGCGCTGCTCGACTTCCCGGGCTGCGCCGTGGTCACCTCCCACGACCGGTGGTTCCTCGACCGCGTGGCGACCCACATCCTGGCGTGGGAGGGCGACGACGAGGACCCGGCCAAGTGGTTCTGGTTCGAGGGCAACTTCGCATCCTACGAGCAGAACAAGGTCGAGCGGCTCGGCATCGAGGCGGCCCGTCCGCACCGCGTCACCCACCGCCGGCTCACCCGCGACTGA